Proteins encoded in a region of the Teredinibacter purpureus genome:
- a CDS encoding VOC family protein, producing the protein MIGYVTLGTNNITKAVEFYDEVFGLVGCKKVHEYDRFVGWSMPEGGQLFAVVTPFNKQEATYGNGTMIAFNVGNEKTVTSMHAKVLALGGSDEGKPGLRDGSYFCGYCRDLDGNKLNFYCLV; encoded by the coding sequence GTGATAGGTTACGTTACGCTTGGAACAAACAACATTACGAAAGCCGTTGAATTTTACGATGAAGTATTCGGGCTCGTTGGGTGTAAGAAAGTGCACGAATATGATCGTTTTGTTGGTTGGAGTATGCCAGAAGGAGGGCAGCTTTTTGCCGTTGTCACACCGTTTAACAAGCAGGAGGCCACCTATGGTAATGGCACAATGATCGCTTTTAACGTTGGGAATGAAAAAACGGTAACGTCTATGCACGCAAAAGTTTTAGCGTTAGGCGGCTCGGATGAAGGTAAGCCTGGTCTTAGAGATGGGAGCTATTTTTGCGGTTATTGTAGAGATTTAGATGGTAATAAACTCAATTTTTACTGTCTTGTATAA
- the gcvT gene encoding glycine cleavage system aminomethyltransferase GcvT, with the protein MLKETPLVNVHREMGGKLVDFGGWNMPVNYGSQIEEHNAVRELAGMFDVSHMTVVDIEGGQVTPFLQYILANDVAKLKHDGKALYTGMLNKDGGVIDDLIVYRMAFGYRLVVNCATREKDLAWITQQASTYDVSIMERDQLAMIAVQGPEARAKVHLLVDESPLEGLGLFEGAFLTEMGRQDWFVARTGYTGEDGYEILLPNAEAVGFWRALADVGVRACGLGARDTLRLEAGMNLYGHEMDETTSPLVANMGWTVAWQPQERDFIGRDKLEAEKAAGMGFKLVGLLMTEKGVLREGQRVVADGVAQAGVITSGTFSPTLGHSIALARVPVTFGENAVVQVRKRELPVTLVKPCFVRNGCSVC; encoded by the coding sequence GGTGGAATATGCCCGTAAATTATGGCTCACAAATAGAGGAGCATAACGCGGTACGAGAACTCGCTGGTATGTTTGATGTATCGCATATGACGGTTGTCGATATAGAGGGTGGGCAGGTAACACCGTTTTTACAGTATATTTTGGCAAACGATGTTGCAAAACTTAAGCATGACGGCAAGGCGCTTTATACCGGAATGCTAAATAAAGACGGTGGTGTGATAGACGACCTTATTGTGTACCGCATGGCCTTTGGTTACCGTTTGGTGGTGAATTGCGCAACGCGTGAAAAAGATCTCGCGTGGATTACGCAGCAGGCAAGTACTTACGATGTCAGTATTATGGAACGTGATCAGCTGGCTATGATTGCGGTGCAAGGGCCTGAAGCGAGAGCCAAAGTACACCTGTTGGTGGATGAAAGCCCACTAGAGGGCTTGGGGCTTTTTGAGGGGGCTTTTCTAACCGAAATGGGCCGTCAAGATTGGTTTGTTGCGCGCACAGGCTATACCGGTGAAGATGGCTACGAAATTCTTTTGCCTAATGCTGAAGCGGTTGGGTTTTGGCGAGCACTTGCCGATGTGGGTGTTCGGGCGTGTGGCTTGGGTGCACGCGATACCCTGCGCTTGGAGGCGGGAATGAATTTATATGGCCACGAGATGGATGAGACAACATCACCATTGGTGGCCAATATGGGGTGGACTGTCGCGTGGCAGCCTCAAGAGCGAGATTTTATTGGTCGTGACAAGCTTGAAGCCGAAAAGGCAGCAGGTATGGGCTTTAAATTAGTTGGTTTGCTGATGACAGAAAAAGGGGTTTTACGCGAAGGTCAGCGGGTTGTGGCCGACGGGGTGGCGCAGGCGGGCGTGATTACCAGTGGTACGTTTTCACCCACATTAGGGCATTCGATAGCACTTGCGCGAGTACCTGTGACGTTTGGTGAAAATGCGGTAGTGCAGGTTCGTAAACGTGAACTACCGGTAACCTTGGTTAAACCCTGCTTTGTGCGAAATGGATGCAGTGTTTGTTAG